A window of Fragaria vesca subsp. vesca linkage group LG7, FraVesHawaii_1.0, whole genome shotgun sequence contains these coding sequences:
- the LOC101302207 gene encoding conserved oligomeric Golgi complex subunit 7-like, whose product MMLDLGPFSDENFDRKKWVNSACQSRHPQDSVDKHLADLEMKIQMVSEEIGASLEEQSASSLLRVPRATREVIRLRDDAVSLRSAVSSILDKLKKAEGLSAESIMALAKYDIVKQRMEAAYETLQDAAGLTQLSSTVEDVFASGDLPRAAETLANMRHCLSAVGEVAEFANVRKQLEVLEDRLDSMVQPRLTDAISNRKVEVAQDLRGILIRIGRFKSMELHYTKVHLKPIKQLWEDFDSKQPPSNKLATDKTSNEIQSATSGILFSTWLPNFYDELLLYLEQEWKWCMVAFPEDYKSLVPKLLIETMIAVGASFVSRINLATGDVVPETKSLGKGILDILSGDMPKGIKIQTKHLEALIELHNMTQTFARNIQHLFSESDLRVLMDTLKSVYLPYESFKQRYGQMERAILSAEIAGVDLRGAVTRGVGAQGIELSETVRRMEESIPQVIVLLEAAVERCISFTGGSEADELIIAVDDIMLLYISTLQETLKSVRVVCGVDHGGDGVGSRKEMSLDKKDGQSSRRSDSISNEEEWSIVQGALQILTVADCLTSRSSVFEASLRATLARLSTALSVSVFGSSADQNLSHAASDDGNGEPSLGGRAALDVAAVRLIDVPEKARKLFNLLSQSKDPRFHALPLASQRVAAFADTVNELVYDVLISKVRQRLSDVSRLPIWSSVEEQSVYHLPTFSASPQSYVTNVGEYLLTLPQQLEPLAEGIANSDANNEEAQFFATEWMFKVAEGATALYMEQLRGIQYITDRGAQQLSVDIEYLSNVLSALSMPIPPVLSTFHTCLSTPRDQLRDLIKSDSGNQLDLPTANLICKMRRVIID is encoded by the exons ATGATGCTGGATCTCGGTCCGTTCTCCGACGAGAACTTCGACCGGAAGAAGTGGGTGAACTCGGCGTGCCAGAGCCGCCACCCGCAGGACTCAGTCGACAAGCACCTCGCGGATCTGGAGATGAAAATCCAGATGGTCTCGGAGGAGATCGGCGCCTCGCTCGAGGAGCAGAGCGCCTCCTCTCTCCTCCGCGTGCCACGCGCCACGCGCGAAGTCATCCGCCTCCGCGACGACGCCGTTTCGCTCCGCTCCGCCGTGTCATCGATCCTCGACAAGCTCAAGAAG GCCGAGGGATTGTCAGCTGAGTCTATAATGGCGCTTGCGAAGTATGATATAGTGAAGCAGAGAATGGAAGCTGCGTATGAAACGTTACAG GATGCTGCTGGATTGACTCAACTGAGCTCGACTGTGGAGGACGTTTTCGCCAGCGGTGATCTTCCTCGCGCTGCCGAAACGCTGGCCAACATGCGGCATTGCTTGTCAGCTGTTGGTGAG GTTGCGGAGTTTGCTAATGTGAGGAAGCAACTTGAGGTCTTAGAGGACAGGCTTGATTCGATGGTGCAACCGCGTCTTACAGATGCAATATCTAACCGGAAG GTTGAAGTTGCGCAAGATTTGCGGGGAATTCTCATTAGAATCGGGAGATTCAAGTCCATGGAGCTACATTATACAAAAGTTCACCTAAAGCCGATAAAGCAGCTCTGGGAAGATTTTGACTCAAAACAACCACCTTCTAATAAGCTTGCAACTGACAAGACTAGTAATGAGATTCAGTCTGCTACTTCCGGCATTCTGTTTTCCACCTGGCTGCCAAATTTCTATGATGAGTTGCTGCTATATCTTGAACAAGAATGGAAGTG GTGCATGGTTGCCTTTCCCGAGGATTACAAATCCCTTGTCCCAAAGCTGCTCATTGAGACGATGATAGCTGTAGGAGCAAGTTTTGTTTCACGCATCAACCTTGCAACGGGTGATGTTGTGCCAGAAACAAAATCACTGGGAAAAG GTATATTAGACATTCTCTCTGGTGATATGCCAAAGGGTATCAAGATCCAGACAAAGCATCTGGAGGCTCTGATTGAATTACACAATATGACCCAGACCTTTGCAAGGAACATTCAGCACTTGTTTTCAGAATCTGATCTTCGTGTCTTGATGGATACGCTAAAGTCGGTGTATTTACCCTATGAATCATTTAAGCAGAG GTATGGACAGATGGAGCGTGCTATACTTTCTGCTGAGATTGCTGGGGTGGATCTAAGAGGAGCTGTCACTCGTGGCGTGGGAGCTCAGGGAATTGAACTTAGTGAAACGGTTCGCAGAATGGAGGAATCCATTCCACAAGTTATTGTACTTCTTGAGGCAGCCGTTGAGAGATGCATAAGCTTCACTGGAGGTTCCGAAGCGGATGAGCTAATTATTGCAGTTGATGACATTATGTTGCTATATATCTCCACCTTGCAAGAAACTCTGAAATCAGTAAGAGTTGTATGTGGAGTGGATCATGGTGGTGATGGAGTTGGCTCAAGGAAGGAGATGAGTTTGGATAAGAAGGATGGCCAAAGTTCACGGAGAAGTGACTCGATTTCAAATGAGGAGGAGTGGTCCATCGTGCAAGGTGCTTTGCAAATCCTTACAGTGGCAGATTGTCTAACTAGCAGGTCCTCTGTTTTTGAAGCTTCCCTAAGAGCTACTCTGGCTAGGTTGAGCACAGCTCTTTCTGTTTCAGTATTTGGTTCAAGTGCAGACCAAAACCTGTCACATGCTGCTAGTGATGATGGAAATGGGGAACCATCTTTGGGTGGAAGAGCTGCCTTGGATGTGGCAGCTGTTCGGCTTATTGATGTTCCTGAGAAGGCTCGGAAACTCTTCAACCTTTTAAGTCAG TCTAAAGATCCCCGGTTTCATGCACTTCCACTTGCATCTCAAAGAGTTGCAGCATTTGCCGACACCGTTAATGAACTTGTATATGACGTACTCATTTCTAAAGTACGGCAACGCCTCAGTGATGTTTCTCGACTGCCAATATGGTCCTCAGTTGAAGAACAGAGTGTTTACCATCTGCCAACCTTTAGTGCTTCCCCTCAGTCCTATGTGACCAATGTTGGTGAATATCTTCTTACACTACCCCAGCAGCTGGAGCCCCTTGCAGAGGGCATTGCAAATAGTGATGCCAACAATGAGGAAGCCCAGTTTTTTGCTACAGAATGGATGTTCAAG GTTGCAGAGGGTGCCACTGCTCTTTACATGGAGCAGCTACGAGGGATTCAGTATATCACAGACCGTGGAGCTCAACAGTTATCTGTTGACATAGAGTATCTTAGCAATGTGCTTTCTGCTCTGTCAATGCCAATTCCTCCAGTTCTATCCACATTCCATACCTGTCTTTCCACCCCGAGAGATCAGCTGAGAGATCTTATCAAATCAGATTCAGGAAATCAGCTTGATCTTCCTACTGCAAACCTTATTTGTAAGATGCGGCGTGTGATTATAGATTAG
- the LOC101310364 gene encoding probable LRR receptor-like serine/threonine-protein kinase At3g47570-like: protein MDNNRLGLGRGNETDRLALLSIKAQIHQDPDRPVMSSWNESTHFCMWYGVTCSRRHLQRVTKLDLGSLKLSGSISPHIGNLSFLRDLRLYNNSLTNKIPLEIGQLQRLRILGLQNNSLSGLIPANIHKCFNLIILDVSYNMLVGNIPPEVSSLSKLKHLRLTVNNLTGYIPPPLGNLSSLETFAARANNLVGGIPSSLGQLTKLSYFALESNRLSGTIPPSIYNISSLLTFAIAINQFQGGMSPSLFRNLPNLQIFSIYLNQFTGSLPLSISNATNLEILQVSDNKLTGQVPNSQKLRNLRRLNIARNHLGSGGDGDSRFISDLTNATKLDRLQIGYNNFGGTLPASISNLSTLSKLHVYSNQLHGSIPAGIGNLVNMQKVYLGDNMFTGNIPTDIGKLSGLGILRFDNNRLSGSLPSSLGNLTTLVRLELQRNTFSGTIPASLGECHSLLWLDLSGNYFTGEIPPQVIGLQSLSIYLYLSENRLSGSLPLEVGKLTNLGHFDVSYNKLSGNLPSSLGSCQSLEVLLLQGNFFDGPLPSAMASLRGIQELDFSHNNLSGLIPEFLAGLGGLKQLNLSFNNFWGEVPVKGVFNNASATSVVGNTRLCGGIFDLHLPKCKSKQSWSRNLKLTISLVSAVTVLGVAMLLTFLFLCFLKKRSKETPSSTLANFVLQVSFSALLKATDGFSTSNLIGAGSFGSVYKGILGEDGAQLVAVKVFNMLRQGASKSFLAECEALRNTKHRNLVPIITACSSVDFHGNDFKALVYKFMENGSLEEWLHHPTTGTEEAPKNLSLVQRLDIAIDVAYAVDYLHNHCETPMVHCDLKPSNVLLDNDFIGHVGDLGLARILSRLADNVSANQSSFFGIRGTVGYAAPGR from the exons ATGGACAATAATCGGTTGGGGCTGGGACGAGGAAACGAGACGGATCGGCTGGCATTGCTTTCCATTAAAGCTCAAATACACCAAGATCCTGATCGGCCGGTCATGAGCTCGTGGAATGAGTCCACTCATTTTTGCATGTGGTATGGTGTCACCTGTAGCCGACGCCATCTTCAGAGGGTCACTAAGTTGGACCTTGGCTCCCTGAAGTTGTCCGGGTCCATATCTCCTCACATAGGAAACTTGAGCTTCCTAAGGGATCTACGCCTCTATAACAATAGCCTCACCAACAAAATTCCTCTAGAAATTGGGCAGTTGCAGAGGTTGCGGATATTAGGACTACAAAACAACTCACTCAGCGGTCTTATCCCTGCCAATATACACAAATGCTTCAACCTCATTATTCTTGATGTTAGTTACAACATGCTGGTAGGTAACATTCCTCCAGAAGTCAGTTCTTTGTCTAAGCTTAAGCATCTACGTTTGACAGTTAATAATTTAACAGGATACATACCTCCTCCTTTAGGTAACCTTTCTAGTCTTGAAACATTTGCTGCACGTGCGAATAACTTGGTGGGCGGTATTCCTAGTTCTCTAGGCCAACTGACAAAATTATCATATTTTGCATTAGAGTCAAATAGGTTGTCTGGTACCATCCCTCCCTCCATCTATAACATCTCTAGTCTCCTTACTTTTGCCATAGCAATCAACCAGTTTCAAGGGGGCATGTCCCCATCCTTATTCAGAAACCTCCCGAATCTCCAAATTTTTAGCATTTACCTTAATCAGTTTACCGGATCACTTCCTCTCTCAATAAGCAATGCTACTAATTTGGAGATTTTGCAAGTTAGTGATAACAAATTAACAGGGCAAGTGCCGAATTCACAAAAGCTTCGTAACCTTAGGAGGTTAAACATTGCTCGTAATCATCTCGGAAGTGGCGGTGATGGGGACTCAAGATTTATATCAGACTTGACCAATGCCACGAAGTTGGACCGGCTGCAAATAGGATACAACAACTTCGGAGGGACGTTGCCCGCATCAATATCTAATCTCTCAACCCTTTCAAAACTACATGTCTATAGCAACCAATTACACGGAAGCATCCCTGCAGGGATAGGGAATCTGGTCAACATGCAAAAAGTGTATTTGGGTGATAACATGTTCACAGGTAACATTCCCACTGACATCGGAAAGCTTTCAGGTCTTGGGATATTGAGATTTGATAACAACAGATTATCCGGGAGCCTCCCATCCTCTCTAGGAAATTTGACAACGTTAGTTCGACTCGAATTGCAAAGAAATACTTTTAGTGGCACCATTCCTGCAAGCCTTGGGGAATGCCATTCGTTGCTGTGGTTGGATCTTTCTGGCAATTACTTTACTGGCGAGATTCCTCCACAAGTTATTGGGCTTCAATCCTTATCAATATATTTGTACTTGTCCGAAAATCGTCTCAGTGGTTCTCTTCCCTTGGAGGTAGGAAAGTTGACAAATCTAGGTCATTTTGATGTCTCTTACAATAAGTTATCAGGAAATCTTCCTAGCAGCCTTGGTAGTTGCCAGAGTTTAGAGGTCCTGCTCTTGCAAGGAAACTTCTTTGACGGCCCCCTTCCTTCCGCTATGGCCTCCTTGAGAGGGATTCAAGAGTTAGACTTTTCACACAACAATCTTTCCGGCTTGATTCCTGAATTCCTGGCGGGGTTAGGAGGCTTGAAACAACTTAACTTGTCTTTCAATAACTTTTGGGGTGAAGTGCCAGTTAAAGGTGTCTTTAACAATGCAAGTGCCACTTCAGTTGTCGGTAACACTAGGCTTTGCGGAGGCATTTTTGATCTCCACCTTCCAAAGTGCAAGTCTAAGCAATCATGGTCTCGTAACTTGAAACTGACAATCTCATTAGTCTCCGCAGTCACTGTTCTTGGAGTAGCTATGCTGTTGACATTTCTCTTTCTTTGTTTCTTGAAAAAGAGAAGCAAAGAAACTCCATCAAGCACATTGGCGAACTTTGTTTTACAAGTGTCGTTTAGTGCTCTCTTGAAAGCTACTGATGGCTTCTCTACATCAAATTTGATTGGTGCTGGTAGTTTTGGTTCTGTATACAAAGGAATTCTCGGCGAAGATGGAGCTCAGCTTGTTGCTGTGAAGGTGTTTAACATGTTACGCCAAGGAGCATCCAAGAGTTTTCTGGCAGAATGTGAGGCACTCAGAAATACCAAACATCGCAATCTAGTCCCGATTATAACTGCATGTTCTAGTGTGGACTTTCATGGAAATGATTTCAAGGCTTTGGTTTATAAGTTCATGGAGAATGGGAGCTTAGAAGAGTGGCTGCATCATCCAACTACAGGGACAGAAGAAGCACCAAAGAACTTAAGTCTTGTTCAGAGGCTAGACATTGCCATTGACGTTGCTTATGCAGTGGATTATCTTCATAATCATTGCGAAACACCAATGGTTCATTGTGATCTCAAGCCGAGCAATGTTCTTTTGGACAATGACTTTATTGGACATGTTGGTGACTTAGGATTAGCTAGAATCCTCTCAAGACTAGCCGATAACGTTTCAGCTAATCAATCAAGTTTCTTTGGAATAAGAGGGACTGTTGGTTACGCTGCTCCAG GTAGGTAG
- the LOC101310072 gene encoding probable LRR receptor-like serine/threonine-protein kinase At3g47570-like → MVMILDMKITSSHLLSDALALAFSLVCCCSSMASTMDSNRLELGGGNETDRLALLAIKAQLHQDPNQPILSSWNESTQFCLWYGVICGRSQNQSRVTTLDLSSLKLSGSISPHIGNLSFLRELHLYNNSLTNKIPPEIGNLQRLWKLALHNNSLSGPIPPNISNCFNLSFLDVGFNMLGGKIPSELGSLSKLEYLRLAVNNLTGELPSSLGNISSLVRIVAHRNNLVGSIPSSLGRLKLLSSLILESNMLSGTIPPSIYNISSLQTFLLSTNQFQGSFPPSLFTTLSNIQEFRINENQLTGSLPLSISNASNLVDFGVGDNKLIGRVPNLGKLHNLVYFVMSYNHLGSGRDGDLDFFTDLTNATQLEWLAIEANNFGGTLPASMSNLSTNLAIIYVQENQLHGSIPAGIGNLVNMQILGFYGNMFTGTIPTDIGKLSDLGRLGFHNNRLSGSLPSSLGNLTSLLELYLQGNQLNGTIPTSLGKCRSLLLLDLSSNNLSGDIPPQVFGLPSLSSNMNLSGNHLSGSLPSEVGQLKTLSGLDVSNNRLSGKLPSSLGNCESLEVLRLQGNFFNGSIPSGMNSLRGIRELDLSHNNLSGEVPVFLAGFGGLKQLDLSFNDFWGAVPLKGVFNNASAISVVGNTRLCGGISHLHLPKCKSKESMSHSKKLTISLVFGILGIAMLLIFLFLCFLKKRSKATPTSSLEKSALEVSYSALLNATDGFSEKNMIGAGSFGSVYRGILGEDLAQIVAVKVFDMLRRGASKSFLAECEALRNIRHRNLVPVITACSSVDSHGNDFKALVYKFMENGSLEEWLHPTTGTKDVPKNLSLVQRLDIAIDVACAVDYLHNHCETPIVHCDLKPSNVLLDNDMTGHVGDFGLARFLSRLADNVSTNQSSSIGIRGTVGYAAPEYGMGSEVSTYGDVYSFGILLLEMFIGKRPTDHMFMDDLNLHKCVKTALGDRVSEIADSSLVQEGYPSQSTNDALEERLSSILEIGVACSVESPIERKNIGEVVSELKMIRATLVR, encoded by the exons ATGGTGATGATTTTGGATATGAAAATCACCTCATCTCACTTGCTCTCCGATGCACTAGCACTAGCATTTTCTCTTGTTTGTTGCTGCAGTTCTATGGCCTCAACCATGGACAGCAATAGGCTGGAGCTCGGAGGAGGAAACGAAACGGATAGGCTAGCATTGCTTGCCATTAAAGCTCAACTACACCAAGATCCTAATCAGCCGATCCTGAGCTCATGGAATGAGTCCACTCAGTTTTGTTTGTGGTATGGTGTCATCTGCGGCCGGAGCCAGAATCAGAGCAGGGTCACTACCCTGGACCTAAGTTCCCTGAAGTTATCCGGCTCCATATCTCCTCACATAGGAAACCTGAGCTTCCTAAGAGAGTTACACCTCTACAATAATAGCCTCACCAACAAAATCCCTCCAGAAATTGGGAACTTGCAGAGGCTGTGGAAATTAGCTCTACATAACAACTCACTCAGCGGTCCTATTCCTCCCAATATCTCCAACTGCTTCAACCTCAGTTTTCTTGATGTTGGTTTCAACATGCTGGGAGGTAAGATTCCCTCAGAACTTGGTTCCTTGTCTAAGCTCGAGTATCTTAGGTTGGCAGTTAATAATCTAACAGGAGAGTTACCTTCTTCCTTGGGTAACATCTCTAGTCTTGTGAGAATTGTTGCTCATAGGAACAATTTGGTGGGAAGTATTCCTAGTTCTTTAGGCCGATTGAAATTATTATCATCTTTGATATTGGAATCAAATATGTTGTCTGGTACCATCCCTCCCTCTATCTATAACATCTCTAGTCTCCAAACTTTTCTCCTATCAACCAACCAATTTCAAGGGAGCTTTCCCCCATCCTTGTTCACAACCCTTTCGAATATCCAAGAATTTAGGATTAACGAAAATCAGTTAACCGGATCACTTCCTCTCTCGATAAGCAATGCCAGTAATCTAGTGGACTTTGGAGTTGGAGATAACAAGCTAATAGGACGAGTGCCAAATTTAGGAAAGCTTCATAACCTAGTGTACTTTGTTATGTCTTATAATCATCTCGGAAGCGGTAGAGATGGGGACTTGGATTTTTTCACAGACTTGACCAATGCTACACAGTTGGAGTGGTTGGCTATAGAAGCAAACAATTTCGGAGGGACATTGCCAGCGTCAATGTCCAATCTCTCAACCAACCTTGCAATAATCTATGTTCAAGAAAACCAATTACATGGGAGCATCCCTGCAGGGATAGGGAATCTAGTCAACATGCAAATATTGGGTTTTTATGGAAATATGTTCACAGGTACCATTCCCACTGACATTGGGAAACTTTCAGATCTTGGGAGATTGGGTTTTCATAACAATAGGTTATCAGGGAGCCTCCCATCCTCTCTAGGAAACCTGACATCTTTACTTGAACTCTATTTGCAAGGAAATCAATTAAATGGCACCATCCCTACAAGCCTTGGGAAATGCCGTTCTTTGCTGCTGCTGGATCTTTCTAGCAATAATCTTAGCGGCGACATACCTCCACAAGTTTTTGGCCTTCCTTCCTTATCATCTAATATGAACTTGTCCGGAAATCATCTCAGTGGTTCCCTTCCTTCGGAGGTAGGACAGCTGAAAACTCTAAGTGGGTTGGATGTCTCTAACAATAGATTATCAGGAAAACTTCCTAGTAGCCTTGGTAACTGTGAGAGTTTAGAAGTACTTCGTTTGCAAGGTAACTTCTTCAACGGCTCCATTCCTTCGGGAATGAACTCCTTGAGGGGGATTCGAGAGTTAGACCTTTCGCACAACAATCTCTCCGGTGAAGTTCCTGTATTTTTGGCGGGGTTTGGTGGCTTGAAGCAACTTGACCTGTCTTTCAATGACTTTTGGGGTGCAGTGCCACTGAAAGGTGTCTTTAACAATGCAAGTGCCATTTCAGTTGTCGGAAACACAAGACTCTGCGGAGGTATTTCTCATCTCCACCTTCCAAAGTGCAAGTCTAAAGAATCCATGTCTCATAGCAAGAAACTAACAATCTCATTAGTATTTGGTATTCTTGGAATAGCTATGCTGTTGATATTTCTCTTTCTTTGTTTCTTGAAAAAGAGAAGCAAAGCAACTCCAACAAGCTCTTTGGAGAAATCTGCGTTGGAAGTTTCGTATAGTGCTCTCTTGAATGCTACTGATGGCTTCTCTGAAAAAAATATGATTGGTGCGGGTAGTTTTGGGTCTGTATACAGAGGAATTCTTGGCGAAGATTTAGCTCAGATTGTTGCTGTGAAGGTGTTTGACATGTTGCGCCGGGGTGCTTCCAAGAGTTTCCTAGCCGAATGTGAGGCACTCAGAAATATCAGACATCGCAATCTAGTCCCGGTTATAACTGCATGTTCCAGTGTTGACTCTCATGGTAATGATTTCAAGGCTTTGGTCTATAAGTTCATGGAGAATGGGAGCTTAGAGGAGTGGTTGCATCCAACTACTGGGACAAAAGACGTACCGAAGAATTTAAGTCTTGTTCAAAGGTTAGACATTGCCATTGATGTTGCCTGTGCAGTGGATTATCTTCATAATCATTGTGAAACACCAATAGTTCATTGCGATCTCAAGCCGAGCAATGTTCTTTTGGACAATGACATGACTGGACATGTTGGTGACTTTGGATTAGCTAGATTCCTCTCAAGACTAGCTGATAACGTTTCGACAAATCAGTCGAGTTCCATTGGAATAAGAGGGACTGTTGGTTATGCTGCTCCAG AGTATGGAATGGGAAGTGAGGTGTCGACATATGGAGATGTCTATAGCTTCGGCATTCTCTTGTTAGAGATGTTTATTGGGAAGAGACCCACTGACCACATGTTCATGGACGATTTGAACCTTCACAAGTGTGTAAAGACGGCCTTGGGCGATCGAGTTTCAGAGATTGCAGACTCATCACTTGTTCAAGAAGGCTATCCGAGCCAGAGCACCAATGATGCTCTTGAAGAACGCTTGAGTTCAATACTAGAAATTGGAGTTGCATGCTCTGTGGAATCCCCAATAGAACGAAAGAATATCGGTGAAGTTGTATCTGAACTTAAAATGATTCGAGCCACTCTTGTTAGATAG
- the LOC101309783 gene encoding uncharacterized protein LOC101309783: protein MRDAVETSLISRRWRHLWRHSVLTRRNLEFDYPNVFGSRPRKNDDLDKFVKEYMELYQGEKIDSLKVEQDDIFLPLISPGNLDDWVRFAIAKGVEEIQLLLEWSLFDHEHELIFPGASSTLKHLTLRECDLRPAPDFDGFNNLRSLSLSYVTVDQIFMAHLLSNCLLLESLTIEYCNGLAHLCIVGDRLSDLKLSQCPRIEISAPNLVSLEYSGDFPSINFVRTPPHLARIVTEVEKMHPAVLSCLTSFPELETLSLAHREECGELSQINSDLTFRNLKKLSLDLSHWNEYDNLDHLQSARDLLKAAPLLEEFILNDITFRDSDERNHPHETRNNVECSGSFTHDHLKRFELQWFKGNWYEIEFAIWILKNAAKLEILVINLAQPFYYVNSAAGWSKDRIFLQEKLEQVKTSGRIIIQSE from the coding sequence ATGAGAGATGCGGTGGAAACTAGCTTGATTTCCCGTCGGTGGAGGCACCTCTGGCGGCATTCAGTTCTCACCAGGCGCAATCTTGAATTCGACTATCCGAATGTCTTCGGTAGCAGACCGAGAAAGAATGATGATTTGGACAAGTTTGTGAAGGAGTATATGGAGCTCTATCAAGGTGAAAAGATAGACTCTTTAAAAGTAGAGCAAGACGACATTTTCTTACCTTTAATATCTCCTGGCAACCTTGATGATTGGGTTCGTTTTGCAATTGCAAAGGGAGTCGAAGAGATTCAGCTTTTGTTGGAATGGTCTTTATTTGACCATGAACATGAGTTGATATTCCCAGGCGCGAGTAGTACTCTGAAACACTTGACGTTGCGTGAATGTGATCTGCGACCTGCTCCTGATTTTGACGGGTTTAATAATCTAAGATCGCTCAGTCTAAGTTATGTAACCGTTGATCAAATTTTTATGGCACATCTCTTGTCTAATTGCTTGTTGCTTGAAAGCTTGACAATAGAGTACTGCAATGGACTTGCACATCTCTGTATAGTTGGTGATCGGCTAAGTGATCTGAAGCTGTCGCAATGCCCAAGAATTGAGATCTCTGCACCCAATCTCGTCTCGTTGGAATATAGTGGGGATTTTCCAAGCATTAATTTTGTTAGAACTCCACCACACTTGGCACGAATTGTAACTGAAGTCGAAAAGATGCATCCAGCAGTACTTTCTTGTCTTACATCGTTTCCTGAGCTCGAGACTCTTTCTCTGGCACATAGGGAGGAATGCGGAGAACTATCGCAAATCAACAGCGACTTGACCTTTAGAAATCTAAAGAAATTGAGCTTAGATCTGTCGCATTGGAATGAATATGATAATCTTGATCATCTCCAGTCTGCGCGGGATCTGCTCAAGGCTGCACCCCTCTTGGAAGAGTTCATACTGAATGATATTACCTTCAGGGATTCCGATGAAAGAAACCATCCACATGAAACAAGGAATAATGTTGAATGTTCAGGATCGTTCACGCATGATCACTTGAAAAGATTTGAACTGCAGTGGTTCAAGGGCAATTGGTATGAGATAGAGTTTGCCATTTGGATTCTAAAGAATGCAGCAAAGCTTGAGATTCTGGTGATTAATCTAGCACAACCCTTCTACTATGTAAATTCTGCAGCAGGATGGTCGAAAGACAGGATATTTCTCCAAGAAAAACTGGAGCAAGTAAAGACTAGTGGTCGAATTATAATCCAGTCTGAATAA
- the LOC101309496 gene encoding F-box/FBD/LRR-repeat protein At1g13570-like, whose translation MELYQGEKIDSLKVEQKSYLLPISTRNLDAWVRLAIAKGVEDIQLLLNRPYLASYVFPYQLLFHGSSSLKHLALCDCILRQPPPDFDGFNNLRSLSLSYVTLDQIFMAHVFSNCLLLESLKIKNCHGLTHLNIVGDRLSDLKLSHCGGIEISAPNLVSLEFCGDFSSIISVTTSPRLARILADVERMRPAVHSCLASFPELETLHLQYRDGGYRLSQISSDITFRNLKQLSLNQWQSGTFDHNLDHLKSVRDLITAAPLLEEFVLTEYTSRFPDEIRYNVECSGSFTHDHLKRVKLQRFLGNWYELEFAIWIMKNAAKLEILVLTSGGSAYDVNLEKWIDVRDRRKYPSSWKQDMILLQEKLEQVKTNNARIIIEFMLKQN comes from the coding sequence ATGGAGCTCTATCAAGGTGAAAAGATAGACTCTTTAAAAGTAGAGCAAAAATCTTACTTACTCCCAATATCTACTCGCAACCTTGATGCATGGGTTCGTCTTGCAATTGCGAAAGGAGTTGAAGACATTCAGCTTTTGTTGAACCGGCCGTATCTTGCATCATATGTTTTTCCCTATCAGTTGTTGTTCCACGGCTCGAGTTCTCTGAAACACTTGGCGTTGTGTGACTGTATTCTGCGACAACCTCCTCCTGATTTTGACGGGTTTAACAATCTAAGATCCCTCAGTCTAAGTTATGTAACCCTTGATCAGATTTTTATGGCACATGTCTTTTCTAATTGCTTGTTGCTTGAAAGCTTGAAAATAAAGAACTGCCATGGACTTACACATCTAAATATTGTTGGTGATCGTCTAAGTGATCTGAAGCTGTCGCATTGCGGAGGGATTGAGATTTCTGCCCCCAATCTCGTCTCGTTGGAATTTTGTGGAGATTTTTCCAGCATTATTTCTGTTACAACTTCACCACGCTTAGCACGAATTTTAGCTGACGTCGAAAGGATGCGTCCAGCAGTACATTCTTGCCTTGCATCGTTTCCTGAGCTCGAGACTCTTCATCTGCAATACCGGGACGGAGGCTATAGACTATCCCAAATCAGCAGTGACATAACCTTTAGAAACCTCAAGCAATTGAGCTTGAATCAGTGGCAATCGGGTACATTTGATCACAATCTTGATCATCTCAAGTCTGTGCGGGATCTCATCACGGCTGCACCCCTTTTGGAAGAGTTTGTACTGACTGAATATACCTCAAGGTTTCCCGATGAAATAAGGTATAATGTAGAATGTTCAGGATCATTCACACATGATCACTTGAAAAGAGTTAAACTGCAGCGGTTTCTGGGTAATTGGTATGAGTTAGAGTTTGCAATTTGGATTATGAAGAATGCAGCAAAGCTCGAGATACTGGTGCTTACTTCGGGAGGAAGCGCCTACGACGTAAATTTGGAGAAATGGATTGATGTTCGAGATAGACGGAAATATCCATCATCTTGGAAACAAGACATGATACTTCTCCAAGAAAAATTAGAGCAAGTAAAGACTAATAATGCTCGAATTATAATCGAGTTCATGTTAAAGCAAAATTGA